The following proteins are encoded in a genomic region of Triticum dicoccoides isolate Atlit2015 ecotype Zavitan chromosome 1B, WEW_v2.0, whole genome shotgun sequence:
- the LOC119349974 gene encoding probable inactive poly [ADP-ribose] polymerase SRO1 codes for MEARSSGGGAPVAGGAVRRGGTSASPRMEALGAVGGGGHRQMQGDPLHLTPAAHRGFRLRWERWSIPAPPGLAERRSGALVRFLCFEGGAWADVEGKSAVPLRRAFLDGRVVAEAVYGGREFLFDAGTAEEVAMGWIDDRGAGFFPVPESGRKRKRGEPELEDGASSGVDERKLRKIRHEESGRKRKRGEPELEYGASSGVNDRSDESSDTVEPGRRDSPRVGGGVAITAVHKVVQGPRSRAFQMQGQLLAAARGADGGNAKFAWYGAPLADVAAAVEHGFGRTNSRVLGNRAHGNDVHLSLPQSPYASAMLANADENGEAHIVLCRVLMGWPEAIPAGSSKLHPNSDNYDSAADNMQNPQWYVIWGKDMNMRILPEYVVSFKCPSLHQMQGSSGATSMLKKPSPVARDMFPTLLAEIQWFVPSSKLQILQGTYNRFKVDNDQYERVLSYILILVNSVQIY; via the exons ATGGAGGCGCGCTCTTCCGGCGGCGGCGCTCCGGTAGCCGGCGGCGCGGTGCGGCGGGGAGGCACGAGCGCGAGCCCGCGCATGGAGGCGCTGggtgcggtcggcggcggcgggcaccGGCAGATGCAGGGT GATCCGCTGCATCTCACGCCCGCGGCCCACCGTGGCTTTCGGCTGCGTTGGGAGCGGTGGTCCATCCCCGCTCCTCCGGGGCTGGCGGAACGGCGGAGCGGCGCTCTGGTCAGGTTCCTCTGCTTCGAGGGCGGCGCGTGGGCTGATGTCGAGGGCAAGTCGGCTGTGCCTCTGCGCCGGGCGTTCCTGGACGGGAGGGTGGTCGCAGAGGCCGTGTATGGCGGCAGGGAGTTCCTGTTCGACGCTGGCACTGCCGAGGAGGTCGCCATGGGCTGGATTGATGACCGCGGGGCCGGCTTCTTCCCTGTGCCAGAGagcgggaggaagaggaagaggggcgagCCTGAGCTGGAGGACGGGGCGTCGTCCGGGGTGGATGAGAG AAAATTAAG AAAAATAAGGCATGAAG AGagcgggaggaagaggaagaggggcgagCCTGAACTGGAGTACGGGGCCTCGTCTGGGGTGAATGACAGGTCCGACGAGAGCAGCGACACGGTGGAGCCCGGCAGG CGGGATAGCCCCCGGGTGGGCGGCGGCGTGGCCATCACGGCGGTGCACAAGGTCGTGCAGGGTCCCCGGTCCAGGGCGTTCCAAATGCAGGGCCAGCTCCTAGCTGCTGCGCGCGGCGCTGACGGGGGCAATGCTAAGTTCGCGTGGTATGGCGCTCCGTTGGCAGACGTGGCCGCGGCGGTGGAGCACGGGTTCGGCAGGACGAACAGCCGGGTCCTTGGCAATCGCGCGCACGGCAACGACGTCCACCTCTCGCTGCCTCAGTCTCCTTATGCCAG CGCAATGCTAGCAAATGCAGATGAGAACGGCGAGGCGCATATCGTGCTGTGCCGTGTTCTGATGGGCTGGCCAGAGGCCATCCCAGCCGGGTCCTCCAAGCTCCACCCCAACAGTGACAATTACGACAGTGCCGCCGACAACATGCAGAACCCACAGTGGTATGTTATTTGGGGCAAGGACATGAACATGAGGATTCTCCCAGAGTATGTCGTCAGCTTCAAGTGTCCCAGCCTCCATCAGATGCAAG GATCATCCGGAGCGACCTCCATGCTAAAGAAGCCTTCGCCAGTGGCTCGTGACATGTTTCCGACGCTTCTAGCAGAGATCCAGTGGTTCGTGCCATCTTCCAAGCTGCAGATATTGCAGGGGACCTACAATCGCTTCAAG GTAGACAACGATCAATATGAGAGGGTGCTCAGCTACATATTGATCCTTGTCAATTCTGTACAAATTTACTAA
- the LOC119299353 gene encoding disease resistance protein RPM1-like, with translation MAEAILLAVSKIGTIVLNEVVTDVVQKLSRKLDSLKELPAKVQRIEIELNTMNDIIQDLGSTNLNNNVIKGWIGNVRKLAYRVEDVIDKYSYEALKLKDEGFLHRYIITGSRHVKVFSKIAEEVEEIEKDIVQIKGLPKYWRDTNQPNKNEHAKIDKQRSGSCFPELFTDEDLVGIDENRSKLIEWLAIKDKESTVITVSGMGGLGKTTLVKNVYDREKVNFPDAHAWIVVSKEYDVIDLLGTLLTKIRHTQESTTPPPLSMGAKSDVYDLTEAINKILQDKKCLIVLDDVWNKDAYNQMCNAFQGIHGSRVMITTRMEDVAALAQPKRRLVLQPLGSTESFKLFCSRAFHSNLNRECPLELKTVATKVVERCRGLPLAIVSSGSLLSTKQPTEHAWNHMFNHLRSELRGDNHVQPILDLSYHDLPGDLRNCFLYCSLFPEDYAISRESLVRLWVAEGFAVKKENSTPEEVAEGNLMELIGRNMLEVVERDELLRVSTCKMHDLVRDLALAVAKEERFGSANGPKEMIRMDKEVRRFSTCGWTDSKAIVGVKFPRLRTIMSLATASPCTNMISSVLSGSSYLTVLELQDSAITQVPASIGDLFNLRYIGLRRTNIQSLPHTIDKLSNLETLDIKQTKVEKLPPGIVNIEKLRHLLADRFADEKQTEFRYFVGVEAPHMISNFQELQTLETVHASKDLPLQLQKMMKLQTVWVDNINASNCDDLLKTLSDMPLLSSLLLSACDENETLSFQALKPVSTNLHRLIIRGGWADGTLNCPIFQGHGKSLKYLALSWCDLGIEDPLRLLASHLPDLTYLSLNRVSSAGILVLSTGCFPKLKTLVLKRMPNVKQLEIEKGAIPDIDGIYIVSLSKLNMVPHGIESLETLKKLWMLDLHKDFKAQWNLNQMHNKMKAVPELRV, from the coding sequence ATGGCGGAGGCCATACTCCTTGCTGTGTCGAAGATTGGGACCATCGTTTTGAATGAAGTAGTCACGGATGTGGTACAGAAGCTGTCGAGGAAGCTTGATTCCCTAAAGGAATTGCCAGCAAAGGTCCAAAGAATCGAGATAGAACTGAATACAATGAATGATATAATCCAAGATTTGGGTTCAACAAATCTCAACAACAATGTCATCAAGGGTTGGATTGGAAACGTAAGGAAGCTGGCCTACCGTGTTGAGGATGTAATTGATAAGTACTCGTATGAGGCTCTTAAGCTCAAGGACGAAGGCTTCCTACATCGTTACATCATCACCGGTTCACGCCATGTTAAGGTTTTCAGTAAAATTGCCGAGGAAGTTGAAGAGATAGAAAAGGATATCGTGCAAATCAAAGGACTGCCTAAATATTGGAGAGACACCAACCAACCCAACAAAAATGAGCATGCAAAGATTGATAAGCAACGGTCTGGAAGCTGCTTTCCAGAACTTTTTACTGACGAGGATCTTGTGGGAATTGATGAAAATAGGAGCAAATTGATTGAATGGCTGGCCATCAAGGATAAAGAAAGCACAGTGATAACAGTTTCTGGTATGGGAGGCTTGGGGAAAACAACCCTTGTCAAGAATGTGTATGATCGGGAGAAAGTCAACTTCCCTGATGCACATGCTTGGATTGTGGTATCAAAGGAATATGATGTAATTGATTTGCTGGGGACATTGCTTACCAAGATACGACACACACAAGAGTCAACGACACCACCTCCTCTTAGCATGGGTGCCAAATCTGATGTGTATGACTTAACAGAAGCAATAAACAAGATACTGCAAGACAAGAAGTGTTTGATTGTGCTTGATGATGTGTGGAATAAAGATGCATATAATCAAATGTGCAATGCTTTCCAGGGTATCCATGGAAGCCGTGTTATGATCACAACACGGATGGAAGATGTTGCAGCTCTTGCTCAACCGAAGCGTCGCCTTGTACTCCAGCCATTGGGTAGCACTGAGTCATTCAAGTTATTTTGCTCAAGGGCTTTCCACAGCAACCTGAACCGCGAGTGCCCTCTGGAGCTCAAGACGGTGGCTACAAAAGTTGTTGAGAGGTGTCGTGGCCTACCATTAGCCATTGTATCTTCTGGCAGCCTATTGTCCACGAAGCAACCAACAGAGCATGCCTGGAATCACATGTTCAATCATCTCCGTAGCGAGCTGCGGGGGGATAACCATGTCCAACCTATACTTGATCTGAGCTACCATGACTTGCCAGGCGATCTAAGGAACTGCTTCCTGTACTGCAGCTTGTTCCCTGAAGACTATGCAATTTCACGGGAGAGCCTTGTGCGGTTGTGGGTTGCCGAAGGGTTTGCGGTGAAGAAAGAAAACAGCACACCAGAGGAAGTGGCTGAGGGAAATCTTATGGAGCTCATTGGGAGGAACATGTTGGAAGTTGTGGAAAGGGATGAGCTCTTAAGGGTTAGTACATGTAAGATGCATGACCTTGTTCGTGACCTGGCTCTTGCTGTGGCTAAAGAGGAGAGGTTTGGCTCTGCGAATGGCCCCAAAGAAATGATTCGCATGGATAAAGAAGTTCGTCGGTTCTCGACATGTGGTTGGACAGACAGTAAAGCAATAGTGGGAGTGAAATTTCCACGACTCCGTACCATCATGTCACTTGCGACAGCTTCGCCCTGTACTAACATGATTTCCTCAGTTTTGTCTGGATCCAGCTACCTCACTGTTCTCGAGCTTCAAGACTCTGCAATAACCCAAGTGCCAGCATCCATCGGGGATTTGTTCAATCTTCGCTACATCGGCTTAAGGCGTACCAATATCCAGTCGCTGCCACACACCATTGATAAGCTCTCAAACCTTGAGACACTGGACATCAAGCAAACAAAAGTGGAAAAGCTACCACCAGGAATTGTAAATATTGAGAAGCTACGACACCTTTTAGCTGACAGGTTTGCAGATGAGAAGCAGACGGAGTTCCGATACTTTGTCGGAGTCGAAGCGCCTCACATGATTTCCAACTTTCAAGAGCTGCAAACTCTTGAGACCGTCCATGCCAGCAAAGACCTGCCACTACAGCTGCAGAAAATGATGAAGTTGCAGACAGTTTGGGTTGATAACATCAATGCATCTAACTGTGATGACCTATTGAAAACCCTCTCAGATATGCCCCTACTTTCCAGCTTACTTCTCTCTGCATGTGATGAGAATGAGACACTTAGTTTCCAAGCACTCAAGCCAGTTTCCACAAATCTCCACAGGCTAATAATCAGAGGCGGTTGGGCTGATGGTACACTCAACTGCCCAATATTTCAGGGCCATGGGAAGAGTCTCAAGTACTTGGCTCTAAGTTGGTGCGATCTCGGGATAGAAGACCCGCTGCGGTTGTTGGCATCTCATCTTCCAGATCTCACTTATCTCAGTCTGAACAGGGTGAGTAGTGCAGGTATATTGGTTCTTTCTACAGGGTGCTTTCCTAAGCTGAAGACACTCGTCTTGAAGCGCATGCCTAATGTCAAGCAACTGGAGATTGAAAAGGGCGCCATTCCGGACATTGATGGGATCTACATTGTGTCACTCTCCAAGCTGAACATGGTCCCTCATGGCATTGAATCCCTTGAAACCCTCAAGAAGCTCTGGATGTTGGATCTGCACAAGGACTTCAAGGCTCAGTGGAATCTAAACCAGATGCACAACAAGATGAAGGCTGTTCCTGAGCTCCGTGTCTAG